Proteins encoded by one window of Deinococcus sp. KSM4-11:
- a CDS encoding Tfp pilus assembly protein FimT/FimU, producing the protein MTRPRAMGHGGVTLLELLMVLAIIGILAALGISSYLRWAQRAQVDAAVAEVQRIVTQAKARVRTTNQDITLRVDTAARTITLIQAAGYSAVFPVGASSLGLCQRTVVGGSETCTATTTVTLKAPFGTLATDLLFTVSLPSVSRDAYLLGPTALLKVVTP; encoded by the coding sequence TTGACGCGCCCCCGCGCCATGGGCCACGGCGGCGTGACCCTGCTGGAACTGCTGATGGTGCTGGCCATCATCGGCATCCTGGCGGCCCTCGGAATCAGCTCCTACCTGCGCTGGGCGCAGCGGGCGCAGGTCGACGCGGCCGTGGCCGAGGTGCAGCGGATCGTCACGCAGGCCAAGGCCCGGGTGCGCACCACCAACCAGGACATCACCCTGAGGGTGGACACGGCGGCCCGCACGATCACGCTCATTCAGGCCGCTGGCTACAGCGCGGTCTTCCCGGTGGGGGCCAGCAGCCTGGGCCTGTGCCAGCGCACGGTGGTGGGCGGGAGCGAGACCTGCACGGCCACCACCACGGTCACCCTGAAGGCCCCCTTCGGCACGCTCGCCACGGACCTGCTGTTCACCGTCAGCCTGCCCAGCGTGAGCCGTGACGCGTACCTGCTCGGCCCCACGGCCCTGCTGAAGGTGGTCACCCCGTGA
- a CDS encoding UbiX family flavin prenyltransferase: protein MKLVVGVTGGSGIPYALDTLRSLHAAGVETHLVVSSGAKRVMSAEGGPTLADLSALATHVHDDRDLAASIASGSYRTQGMLIIPCSAGTLAKVAHGFADTLLTRAAHVTLKERRPLVLALREDPLPRPALLNALAAHDAGATIMTASPGFYHAPKDVADLLHFVTARVLDQFGLDTPDFRRWDRSGSP from the coding sequence ATGAAGCTGGTGGTCGGCGTGACCGGCGGCAGCGGCATTCCCTATGCCCTGGACACCCTGCGCTCCCTGCACGCGGCCGGTGTGGAGACGCACCTGGTCGTGTCCAGCGGGGCCAAGCGCGTGATGAGCGCCGAGGGGGGTCCCACCCTCGCCGACCTGAGCGCCCTGGCGACGCACGTCCACGACGACCGCGACCTGGCCGCCAGCATCGCCAGCGGCTCGTACCGCACACAGGGCATGCTGATCATTCCCTGCTCGGCAGGAACGCTCGCGAAGGTCGCGCACGGCTTCGCAGACACCCTGCTGACCCGCGCGGCCCACGTGACGCTCAAGGAACGCCGGCCGCTGGTGCTGGCCCTGCGGGAAGATCCGCTGCCCAGGCCGGCCCTGCTAAACGCGCTCGCCGCGCACGACGCCGGGGCGACCATCATGACGGCCAGCCCCGGCTTCTACCACGCGCCGAAGGACGTGGCCGACCTGCTGCACTTCGTGACCGCGCGCGTGCTTGACCAGTTCGGGCTGGACACGCCGGACTTCCGTCGCTGGGACAGATCCGGGAGCCCTTGA
- the ispD gene encoding 2-C-methyl-D-erythritol 4-phosphate cytidylyltransferase, protein MRTAALIPAAGAGTRLGQGPKAYVSVNGRSLLARSIDALRPHVDEVIVALPAGHTLPEEAGVRVIGGGATRQDTVHALLRATTAEVVLIHDAARPFLGAQTIRALLAAVPETGAATAALPVADTLVRATPGGEWGIPVLREGLWAVQTPQAFLRTLLLAAHELAVADGHAATDDAGLIARQGGAVRLVPGDARLFKVTTPADLPLAQAVARVWDAEDHA, encoded by the coding sequence GTGCGCACCGCCGCCCTGATCCCCGCCGCCGGGGCCGGCACACGGCTGGGGCAGGGCCCCAAGGCCTACGTGAGCGTGAACGGCCGCAGCCTGCTCGCGCGCAGCATCGACGCGCTGCGCCCACACGTGGACGAGGTGATCGTGGCCCTACCCGCCGGTCATACCCTGCCGGAGGAAGCGGGCGTGCGCGTGATCGGCGGCGGCGCGACCCGCCAGGACACCGTCCATGCCCTGCTGCGCGCCACCACGGCCGAGGTCGTCCTGATTCACGATGCCGCCCGGCCCTTCCTGGGTGCCCAGACGATCAGGGCCCTGCTGGCCGCCGTGCCGGAGACCGGCGCCGCCACGGCCGCCCTGCCCGTCGCGGACACGCTGGTGCGCGCCACCCCCGGAGGTGAGTGGGGCATACCGGTGCTCCGCGAGGGCCTGTGGGCCGTGCAGACCCCGCAGGCCTTTCTCCGCACGCTGCTGCTCGCGGCCCACGAACTGGCCGTGGCCGATGGACACGCCGCCACCGACGATGCGGGCCTGATCGCCCGGCAGGGCGGCGCGGTCAGACTGGTGCCCGGCGACGCCCGGCTGTTCAAGGTCACCACGCCCGCGGATCTGCCCCTCGCGCAGGCGGTGGCTAGGGTGTGGGATGCTGAGGATCATGCCTGA
- a CDS encoding 4-(cytidine 5'-diphospho)-2-C-methyl-D-erythritol kinase: MPDVPSAGAATYFAPAKVNLGLSVRALRADGYHDLHTLLVPLQVGDDLSIAPAATLTLEVHASGGHGADLPTDDRNLVYRAARAYLDAAAMTQGAHLTLHKRLPVASGLGGGSSDAATTLMALARLYPAGLDLHALARTLGADVPFFLLGRAAVAEGTGEILTPLPVPRTPLVLVNPGVEVSARDAYLWLDAEETTTPPLDIDEVLATLADGRPVPYPNALQEPVAARHAPIREALQALTDVGLRSPLMSGSGSTCFALAASEDAAHAAAQAIAAGHPDWWVQATCTL; this comes from the coding sequence ATGCCTGATGTGCCCTCCGCTGGCGCCGCCACCTACTTCGCGCCCGCCAAGGTGAACTTGGGGCTGAGCGTCCGCGCGCTGCGGGCCGACGGCTACCACGACCTCCACACCCTGCTGGTGCCGCTGCAGGTGGGCGACGACCTCAGCATTGCCCCGGCGGCCACGCTGACGCTGGAGGTGCACGCTTCGGGGGGGCACGGTGCCGACCTGCCCACCGATGACCGGAACCTGGTGTACCGCGCGGCCCGCGCCTACCTGGACGCGGCCGCCATGACGCAGGGCGCGCACCTCACGCTGCACAAGCGCCTGCCGGTGGCGAGCGGGCTGGGTGGCGGCAGCAGCGACGCCGCCACCACCCTGATGGCCCTGGCCCGCCTGTATCCGGCGGGACTCGACCTGCACGCCCTGGCCCGGACGCTGGGAGCCGACGTGCCCTTCTTTCTGCTGGGCCGCGCGGCCGTCGCGGAGGGCACCGGCGAGATCCTGACGCCCCTGCCCGTGCCGCGCACGCCGCTGGTACTCGTGAATCCCGGCGTGGAGGTCAGTGCCCGCGACGCGTACCTCTGGCTGGATGCCGAGGAGACCACCACCCCGCCGCTGGACATCGACGAGGTGCTCGCCACGCTCGCCGACGGGCGGCCCGTGCCGTACCCGAACGCGCTTCAGGAACCGGTCGCGGCCCGTCACGCGCCCATCCGGGAGGCGCTCCAGGCCCTGACGGACGTGGGCCTGCGGTCGCCGCTGATGAGTGGGTCGGGCAGCACCTGCTTTGCCCTGGCGGCCAGCGAGGACGCCGCGCACGCGGCCGCGCAGGCCATCGCGGCGGGTCACCCGGACTGGTGGGTTCAGGCCACCTGTACGCTGTAA